One Persephonella sp. genomic region harbors:
- a CDS encoding TraR/DksA family transcriptional regulator translates to MDIEKIREDLLKKKVEILESLANNDGKDLNEKSGVEDAADVVTSEMSRETLYKLSQAERETLFYIDIALKKIENGTYGVCEECGAPIGEKRLEAIPWVRLCIECSQNEEIQKSFSNKSDDIGFYHIIPGTMEDEDTGKIPE, encoded by the coding sequence ATGGATATTGAAAAAATCAGAGAGGATTTACTGAAGAAAAAGGTAGAGATCCTTGAATCCCTTGCAAATAATGACGGCAAAGATCTTAATGAGAAAAGTGGAGTTGAAGATGCTGCTGATGTTGTAACCTCAGAAATGAGCAGAGAAACCCTTTATAAGCTGTCTCAGGCTGAAAGAGAAACCCTTTTTTATATAGACATAGCACTAAAAAAGATAGAAAACGGAACATATGGCGTTTGTGAAGAATGCGGTGCTCCGATTGGTGAAAAGAGGCTTGAGGCTATACCGTGGGTTAGACTATGTATAGAATGTAGTCAGAATGAAGAGATACAAAAATCTTTTTCAAATAAATCTGATGACATAGGTTTTTACCACATAATTCCCGGAACAATGGAAGACGAGGATACAGGAAAAATACCTGAATAA
- the lspA gene encoding signal peptidase II — protein MNRKFKIFLAVFIFIVVFDLLTKEIAVRFLSHVEKVSVIPGLFDLTLVWNRGAAFGILSEAPEIIRKLVLIGASSIAAVITIIYSYTKRFSLSYWEMLFLALIAGGAVGNLYDRIFLGAVRDFFDFYIKNYHWPAFNIADTSISIGIAGFIIYELFFKKKS, from the coding sequence ATGAACAGAAAGTTTAAGATATTTCTGGCAGTTTTTATTTTTATTGTTGTTTTTGATCTTTTGACCAAAGAAATCGCTGTCAGATTTTTATCACATGTTGAAAAGGTGTCGGTAATACCCGGACTGTTTGATCTTACCCTTGTCTGGAATAGGGGAGCAGCATTTGGAATTCTGTCTGAAGCTCCAGAGATAATCAGGAAGCTGGTTCTTATAGGTGCATCTTCTATTGCTGCCGTAATAACGATAATATACTCTTACACTAAGAGGTTTTCCCTGTCATACTGGGAAATGTTATTCCTTGCCTTAATTGCAGGGGGTGCTGTAGGAAATCTGTATGACAGGATTTTTTTAGGTGCTGTCAGAGATTTTTTTGATTTTTATATCAAAAACTATCACTGGCCGGCTTTTAATATTGCGGATACATCAATTTCTATAGGAATAGCAGGGTTTATTATTTATGAGCTTTTTTTCAAGAAAAAGTCATAA